CGCCGGCCCGGCGACCCTTCTCCACGAACTCCGACACGCTCGAGCGCAGCCGGGCCGCGTTGTCCTCGTTTAGGTCGATCTCATAGCTCACGCCGTCCAAGGAGAACGTCACCGTCTCCGACGCAGAAGAACCATCGATGTCGTCCACCAG
Above is a genomic segment from Aquipuribacter hungaricus containing:
- a CDS encoding histone-like nucleoid-structuring protein Lsr2, coding for MIRCLLGQDGKAHSWFGLERAVPDVAQHVNVVLVDDIDGSSASETVTFSLDGVSYEIDLNEDNAARLRSSVSEFVEKGRRAG